GGTCGATGATAAAAGGCATTCATGCCAGCCATCACGCCGCTACCTGTCAATACTGACACCACCACACCGGCGATAAATCCTTTCCATTGGGTCGGGCGTTTGGCGGGAGGATGTGTGGGGATCACCCTCTGCGACTCAGCGGTTTCGGGCTGTGCTACGTACACCCACGGCTCACCTGCGCTGACTGACCACTCCCTTTCCGCCTGCGCTGCCGCCGCGGGCAGCACGATGGCCGCATCGGCAGTGGCGTGCATGTTCTCTAAGCGCACCGCCGCCCCGTGCATAAAGGTGCTTAGCGTCGCCAGCTGGCTGGCGTGTTTCAGTTCGAGACGTTGCAGGGCGTCACACAGCGCGTTGATCAGCTTTTCAGCCTGATAAATCTGCGGCAGGTCGCGGTATTCCAGTGTCATACCGCGCAGGGATTGCTGGAGGCGCAGACTCAGACCCGTGAGGATCTCCATTCGCGCATGCACCGGCTGCGGCCACAACGCCGGCCACTGGCGGGAGATCAGCGCGTCGAGGATCGCTAATCCTTCATTCAGCCCGAAGAGCCCGACGAGTTGCGATCTGGCCTGCGTGTACCAGGAGGCGGTTTGCAGTTCGATACCGTTTTGCTGAAACAAGCTCAGGCACAGCTGCTCGACCTTTTTCCAGTTCACATCCGGGCGCGCCGGATGAGAGAGTTTACTCATTTCTTCGCGTAAAGCCGTGTAATCGGCCAGCGCACGCGGATCACCTCCGGTGCGCAGCTGGCGTTCAATAGACATTATCGATTCCTTTCACAGGGGGCTGATCAGATGAAGTGCTGTTGTTTCAGATGGCGGATCAATACACGGCCTTCAGGCATAAACGCGGTGCCAAAGCGCACCAGTCCCACCTCTTTCAGTTCGGCGTCGATGCCGTATTCCAGATGACCGGGCGTGGATTGCGGGAGTAGCACAACAGTCAGCCGCTTCAGGCGCGGCTCGTATTTGAGCAGCGTGCCGGAGAGGGTGGTCAGCAGGGAATGCGCCGTGCCGGGCATCCCCTGTAAGATTTTACTCATGTCCGGCAGGCCATAATCCGGCAAATGGCTGAGCGTTCCGGCGCGGCAGTTGAGAATGCGCTGCATGTTGTCGAGCACGGAAAGCACTACCTGATGCTCGTCACTGACCTGATGAAGCTCGAGGCCGCCCGCAAAGTTGCCGAGCAGCATTTCGTAGAGTGAGGGAGATCGGGAGCCGGGCATCATTTTTTCTCCGCAAGCAGGGTCAGCGCGTTATTACCCAGTTCGATAGTGCGGGGTTCATCCGGATCCAGATCTTCACGGCTTAACACCAGACGCCACTGACCTTTGGCCATATCCGGATTACGGAACAGCCCCACGACGGCCACAAATTTGGCCTCCTTCTCCATCGGCATATCCAGCGATGCCGCTGTGCCCGGCTTTACGACCACGTTGTGACTGGCGAGAAGATCGTCTTTCAGAGCATCCTCGCCGTCGCCTGCCAGTTGCTGATAGACCGTTTTCTGGAAGTTTTTATCATCCCGCAGCTGATAAACGCGAACCA
Above is a window of Enterobacteriaceae bacterium Kacie_13 DNA encoding:
- a CDS encoding type VI secretion protein ImpA, translated to MSIERQLRTGGDPRALADYTALREEMSKLSHPARPDVNWKKVEQLCLSLFQQNGIELQTASWYTQARSQLVGLFGLNEGLAILDALISRQWPALWPQPVHARMEILTGLSLRLQQSLRGMTLEYRDLPQIYQAEKLINALCDALQRLELKHASQLATLSTFMHGAAVRLENMHATADAAIVLPAAAAQAEREWSVSAGEPWVYVAQPETAESQRVIPTHPPAKRPTQWKGFIAGVVVSVLTGSGVMAGMNAFYHRPASEQLMTTLQSVPKPLSAPILEALKNSETEMLNREAPQLINATQQQTHQLAKLSPRWAQDTGTQLVHQTQVLWPDNPATKKLTQEWTDQLTANATPLENLNGWYSANTQLQQLADKLNGLDEQRGKYMTVSQLKSSVFAIQQALNSATPVEESLRKLAEAKQQNTAVSPQLLKQLDVQFTQLMNRYAMLDPASPLSTP
- the tssE gene encoding type VI secretion system baseplate subunit TssE; this translates as MPGSRSPSLYEMLLGNFAGGLELHQVSDEHQVVLSVLDNMQRILNCRAGTLSHLPDYGLPDMSKILQGMPGTAHSLLTTLSGTLLKYEPRLKRLTVVLLPQSTPGHLEYGIDAELKEVGLVRFGTAFMPEGRVLIRHLKQQHFI
- the tssJ gene encoding type VI secretion system lipoprotein TssJ; the encoded protein is MVVLLNTSLKSKLWLPALALLLSGCGLTQTVTDGTVSATKSFFYKQIKVLHLDFTAREALNTDATEANSSSQPVMVRVYQLRDDKNFQKTVYQQLAGDGEDALKDDLLASHNVVVKPGTAASLDMPMEKEAKFVAVVGLFRNPDMAKGQWRLVLSREDLDPDEPRTIELGNNALTLLAEKK